Genomic window (Kogia breviceps isolate mKogBre1 chromosome 15, mKogBre1 haplotype 1, whole genome shotgun sequence):
TAGGTGGGAGTGTTGGAAGGATAGTGTCTAGATGACAAAAAGGAATTCTCGTCCTCAGTTAGTTGGACCGTGTATGGTAGGGTAAATTAGTGAAGATCcagccccgtgcctggcagtggAGTGTGAAAAGATTGGTTGATGGTATAGAGACTACGTTCTGTGGGGACCACTGGAAGAAACAGATTGTTGAGACTGAAGAAGGTTAGCGataggagaagggggaggagggggcaccaTGGCCAAGTATTTAAAGGACTCTTAATTAGGTAAGAAATAGACATTGTTATGGTCCCAGAGGACAGACCTAGGAGCCAAGACTCAATATAACCCGACGAAATATGAGACATTTGTATTGTTCATTGGCTATCGTGTAACTGTGGGCCAGGGGAGGCTGTGGGAGGACAGTGTGGTCGATGACCTCTGAGACCCTCTCATGGGATGCTGTGATTCACGTGTGAGGTGTTCTCTCTTTTTGCCAATTCAGATTATTCAGATCAAGGAGTAGATCAACTGCAAAAAGTGATCGACACAATCAAAACCAACCCTGATGACAGAAGAATCATCCTATGTGCTTGGAATCCAAAAGGTTGATTGCATCCCAGTCACCCTGCCATGTCTTAACTacctcctgcagaggcagagggcGGGAGGTGGTCCTGGGAACTGCTTCAGGCTGCCCGGCTGCCCCTGTGATGCTGGCCATGTTGCACGCGGTCCCATTTTCACCTTCAGAGGGTGAGGTTGGGCCCAGatgaaatttgtattttatggGCTTTAAATTGCCtataaaaatacacatgaaaattttaacattttaaattgggGCAGATGGAATTTAAGATCACCTCCCCCCTCActattatgaacattttaaacaattatattGTAACACTAAACTCTACCAAGGTGTACTAAATACCCAGAGTGGAATATTTGCATTTATGATAGAGATTTTGAATACGGGAGGGTGTGCCTGAGTGGCCAATATCCTGTGGCTGCTGCAAATGAATTCATTCCTCCTATACTTGTGGTTTGATGCCATGGTGGTAGCACAAGTAATTCTAATTCATTTCAGCTCGGATAGGAGAGCATGGCTTCAGTTGTCAGCGTGCATCCACAGAAGTCTCACGTTGGTGGACAGGTCTCTGTCATTGACCTTATGCCATCCCTGGGGTTGAAACGGTCTGTATGGGTCATGGGGGTCGCTGGTTCAGTGGCTCTTTCTCACCATCTCCGCTGTATGAGTTGGTTGTTTCGTTTTGCCTAGAGTTGTGTTCTTTAAAACCACTGCCCCTCCTGACTTTCCTCTGCCGGCTCCTCAGATCTCCCTCTCATGGCCCTACCCCCGTGCCACGCCCTTTGCCAGTTCTACGTGGTGAACGGTGAGCTGTCCTGCCAGCTGTACCAGAGGTCAGGAGACATGGGCCTGGGTGTGCCCTTCAACATCGCCAGCTATGCCCTGCTCACCTACATGATTGCACACATCACGGGCCTGAAGGTGGGCTCCTCTCAGGGAGGAACGGCTGTTGCCAGCCTAAAGCACTGAGctcttatttttaatgattttttaaaaattaatttatttatttttggctgcattgggtcctcgttgctctgtgcgggctttctctcgttgcggcaagcgggggctactcttcgttgcggtgcgcaggcttctcattgcagtggcttctcttttgtggagtacgggctctaggcgcatgggcttcagtagttgtggcacgtgggctcagtagttgtggctcacgggctctagagtgcaggctcagtagttgtggcacatgggcttattgctccgcagcatgtgggatcttcccagaccagggctcaaacccgtgtcccctgcattggcaggtggattcttaaccactgtgccaccagggaagtcccaagcactGAGCTCTTAGATCCTGTAACATGGAAGAACTAATTGCAGAGAATTTCATCTCCGTATAAACTAATGGGATTGTATAGGTTATTTATTATAACTTTGATGAATCAATTTTTCTCAAAATTGACGCTGGTTAAATTCCTTGTGAAAAGCTTTGGGATGTCTGCACACTCAGTATCATGTGTTTTTATATGATGTGTTTTAAAGGAATTCAAACTAAAGCATTTACTGTTCTGCTTTCTCCCATGGGGTTTAGCCGGGTGACTTTGTACACACTTTGGGAGATGCACACATTTACCTGAATCACATTGAGCCACTGAAAATTCAGGTAAGAAATGTATCTGTCACACTTTGGGGTTTGGTACCTTCTCTTGATAAAAGGTTGATATGGAAAACATCCCTCCTGTAATAGGTGTTCTCCTCAGTGCTCTGACAGAGATAAGAGGACCTGCTTCCAGATTTGCAGGTGGTGGTGGGCAGGCAGGGACAAGGCAGATAGGCCTCAGTGGCCACAGACACTTTACATGACACGTGCTGTGAGGTATTAAGTACCAGTACCAGAGAGGAGGAGCCATCTTTGGACCAGAAGGTTTAGGACCTTCCCAGAGGTGgcattttaattcattcttttacttggaAGAGTGTTTAAATGCAGATATTTTCCCTTAGTTTTATGCTAACATACAGTACTTAGGTCTGAACTTTCAAAAGTCTGTGTTCACTTCCATAAGTTACAGCAGCCAACAAaggatttgttttttggatgttttttgttgtttttttaattgaagtatagttgatttacagtgttgtattaattaCTGTTATATATTACTGTTGTACAGcagactcagttatacatgtatatacatttttttcatattcttttccattatggtttcacaggatattgaatatagttctctgtactatacagtaggaccttgtttatccatttatatatACTTGTTAGCATCTGCTAATCCTGaactcccaccccttccccaccttggcaaccaccagtctattctctgtttgtgtttgtttcatagataggttcatttctgtcatattttagatttcacatatgagtgatatctcatggtatttgcctttccctttctgacttcacttagtatgataatctccagttccatccatgttgctgcaagtggcattattttattcttttttatggatgagtagtagtccattgtatatatgtaccacatctttatccattcatctgtccatggacatttagtttgtttccatgtcttggctataatgaatagtgctgttgtgaacatagaggtgcatgtatccttgaattagttttgtctggatatatgcccaggagtgggattactggattatatggtaaaattattttacattttctgaggaacctccatattttccacagtggctgcaccaacttacattcccaccaacagtgtaggaggtttcccttttctccacaccctctccagcatttatttgtagactttttaatgatggccattctaactggtctgaggtaatacttcattgtagttttgatttgcatttctgtaataatcagagatgttgagcatcttttcatgtgcctattggctatctgtgtttcttctgtggagaaatgtctctttaggtcttccccccatttttcgattgggttgtttttttgttgttgtatgagctgtttggatatttggaaattaagccattgtttgttgcattgtttgcagatattttctcccattctgtgggttgtcttttggttttgtttatggtttcctttgctatgcaaaagcttgtaGTTagtttaggtcccatttgtttgtttttatttccattgctttgggagactgacctaagaaaacattgatacaatttatgtcagaatattttacctatgttctcttctaggcattttatggtgtcatgtcttatgtatTTCCAACAAAGGAtgatttaaaatgggaataaaaatatgaGTGTGCTTAATGAAcctcaaggaaaaaaattcaaaccaaaaACCTTTAGCCCCTTCTGGATTAGGTCTCGGTTTGGCAAGTCTTTGAGGAGCTTGGCTGCTGTGATTAGAGGGTGACCCAGGGCTCATCCAGATGCTCCTCTCTGGCAGTCTGCTCCAGTCATGCTGGACGGAATACTGTGTGGTCATGACCTGTGTCCATGTCCTCATTGCTGCTCTCTGTTCATCCCAGGAGTCCTGGCTTGCATCCCTGTTAGTTGTCAACACATGTCCTCTTCCTTGCCCTTTCTGCCAGGGACAGTTGGGCTAGGGTTCAAGGGACTCAAGTAACCATTCTGTAGCtactttttattaaagtaaaagaCTAGGCCCTGTCTTTAACAAATTTCCCAAGAGCAGTCGATTATAAGAACTTAAACCTGGTGAGCCACCAAGGCTCCTGACACCATGTGATTCTACTGAACATCCTTCACTCTCCACATGGGCGAGAGAACTGGTCAGCAGCATTGAATAACCAGGGACAAGGTATCTGTAGTATTCTACCCCTGCAAAATAATACTGATACTTTATTGGTAAAATACTGTtatttgtttcatgaagggaCACAGGGAGCAAAATTAAAGCAGGCTGTATGGATCTGGCAAAATAATGGTCTTGTGTTCTTTTTAGCTTCAGCGAGAACCAAGGCCTTTCCCCAAGCTCAAAATCCTTCGAAAAGTTGAGAAAATTGATGACTTCAAGGCTGAAGACTTTCAGATTGAAGGCTACAATCCTCACCCGACTATTAAAATGGCAATGGCTGTTTAGAGTGCTTTTGAAGGAGTTGTTTGAAGGATATTTACACGTAGGTGAAAGTTCATTTTGCTCTAAAGGAGAAGGAACTAGGTCAAAACCTGTTGGTGATCTATCAGTTATTATTCATTAACTTTTAAGGATGTTGCCACTGGCAAATAGAACTGTGCTGGTTCTCTTAGTAATAAAAGACCTGGAGTTAGGATAATTCACTGAGGATGCATGTCCACGTAGAGATTGTGAATaaagacaggaaagagaaaatttataTACTCTTAATTCAAACTTCATAATGTTTTTatgaaaatggtcagtgaatttCAAGAATTATGTATAACTATCGCCCCAGATTGGAGCCAGCTGGATAACACCGTCAGTCGTGATAATGCCTAGTGTGGTTATGAACAGAGAaagttatatttgttttatatcttGCTGTAATGTTCTgcattcatgttttttttttttaattccatgttGCCATTTATCTGCTCAGTTCCTGCCTAAAACAGATTTAACTGAACCCTCCTAAACAAACATACCTATGCTGTGTTCTCATTTGGATGTTGCTTAggtatattttagaaatgctgACTAAGCTATATTTCACCCTATTTTTCTATGATTCATCTAATTCTAGCTgcattttatcattaaaatacaATGATTATTTGGGATAAAGGCTTTAAGGGTTATAGTCTGTGAAATATCACTTTACCCTCATTAGCTTCAGCATGGTGTGAATTCTCTAATAACGTGCTTAGACTGAGCAAGAGAAATGCTAAACCACCTCAGGGCTGATCAGTGAAATGTTTTTACCTTTGCTGCATATCAGATACCCCATAGTGCTGCAGGACTGTTTTATTATGCTAATTTATGacaagtgtgtttttaaaaagattaaggaatTATACCAACATGCTGCTTATTTTCAAAGTACAATTTAATGTTTAGGTACCAGCATGtgatagaaattttaagatttaacATCCTCCTGGACTTTGAGACGGCTGGATCTACTTTGGTTTAAAGATTACATAGGAGAATGTGTTTTTTGCTAAAAGAATCAAGTAATGATGACTAAGCTGATGCCTGAGGTTAGTATGACTTTCAGCTGAACTTGTTCTGatggtttttttctatttttgtaaaaccATACCCAAGAAATTTTAAGCCTTTTCACTTAAAGCAAAAGCTGTTAAGCATTCAGCTCTAATTCCCTTGAGCAGCAAGGAGCTTCTCCCAAACTTCACCACCTGGATACTGGTGTTTCTTTACAGAttcctccttcatttctgttgAATAACCAGCATCCtatcaaagacaaaaaatagaATCATGTTAATAACCACCTAGAACAaaagtcatttattttacttatttctgctGTTCCTAGAAATGCTTTTAAATCTAAGCCAGAGGCaactgaattaatattttaaaaataagtttgcaGGTTGTTTGAAATGGGGGAGAGGGACGCACTTTATCGGCTGCTTCTCAGGAGAGTTAACTATTCACACTTCCTTTGATAGTTCAACCTGGGTTGGTGAAAATGAGCCCCGCTCTCTTGAACAGAAGGATAAATGGCGCAGATAACACAACTGCAGTCAAAACCTTTCACTAACTTGCTAGATGGTGCCgggtttatttttttagttttgttttgttttgggaagGAAGGGCCCAAGGAGTGCATGTTTACAGGTCCAGCTGGTGAGGAAAGGCTGGCATGAGAGAAGCCTTGTCAGGGGCATTCTGACCCTCAGGCCTGGGGAATTTGACTAAAGagccatttgtttctagatattgaAAACAGACTTGAAGGAGACAAAGCTTTGTGCTCTGGGGTCTAGCTCCTGAGAAGAGTAGGGCAGGGCTGGCAGTGCCTCCTCAAGGGGGCCCTCCCTGGCCAAACTCACCTTAGGAGGCATGTAGGAAGCCTTCTTGATTATCACCGGGTACTTGAAGTGCTCGTGCAGGTGGTCGACGTAGTCACATATCCTGGGAGGAAGGAATTGGGTTGGGGTAACAATGCCTTCAGTTAGATAGTTCATGTGGTGCTGTTAGGGCAAAGGGGCGAGCACCACTAAGAAACGATGGACTCTGCCAAGGCTTGGCTGATACCATGTATTTCTATGTAAGTCCCTCGGCCTCTGGACTTCGGGTTCTTCTCCGTAAGAGATAAAGCAGTGTGGGGGCTTGGATGAAATGAACTGTGAAGTATCTTTTAACTTAAGGTTTTGTGATCCCAAAGGCATCAATTTAGACTTAGACGTATCTGGGATTACTTGGGTGCCTCTAGCCAAAAGATGAACAGATTAAAGTCACCAAATGAGGTCCCTTCCAGCTACAAATGATTTAGAAGAGCACAGGTTTTAGGATCAGACCAATCTGTTCAAATTAGGTGTCAGCCACTGTCTAGTTTTGTGACTTGGGGCAAGTGACCTAACTTCTGCCTTATTTCAGCCATTGGTTAATGAACAGCTGAGATGAGCAGGCCCTGTGTCCAGTGCTGGAGACACAAAGGAACTGGTAAGAGAGGGCCTTGTTTCAATGGCCATAGATACCAAGTTGTTGACTATAATATGTACTGTGTATAATCTATAAAGAACAGGCTACAGATGAAAAACCTGCCCCATGGGAGAGGACAGTGGACCTTGAAGAATGAATAGGGAAGCAGTGCTCCACACACAGGGTTACAAAGCAGGTGACAGCACATGGCACCTGTGTCTGGTGGCTGTCCATCCTGCGTGGTGGCATTCCCAAGCAGTGAGGTCTGCTTTCAGGGGGTGGCATGAGGTTCTCACCCACTCATGGGCGGGCATAGTGCCCAGGGGGTCAGGGCTGACCCTCTTTTTTGCATTCCTCAAAACTTTGTGGGACCTGTCAAGGTTGGTTGGAGCCCCTCGCTTGGTCCTGCTTTAAGGAACTGAAATGAGGGGGCAAAAGCAGAATAATCTAGGAGTGTTCGTTTTTCTGGTTTAAAATATCTCAGGTTTAAATACCCAGCTGCAGAAAGAACCATTACTTTATAGTTGAAGTCCCCATAGACCCTCACAGGTCCCATTTCTCAGCCCTGAACTTGATGTTCACCTTTCCCAAGCAAGTTCTCATGCTTTCACTATATACTCCTAGTGATCTTCTGCACGATCGCATTTAATTCTTGGAGGAAAGAAAGGCATAATAAAGTCGTGTGTCTGCAGGTGACTGGAAGGAGATTGTCCTAATTTAAAGCTCACCTGGCGCATGTTGAGAATAAGATGGAACTAAAAGATGCAGCCAGATCCTGAAGACTCCAGTGTTGGGGAGAAATTGGACAGAAGCGGAGAGTATACATATGATGAAAGCAGGGCTTTAGAAAGTCAGAAACAGGAGttgtttctggtttccatttggttgcagactctccccaccccctcttatGTACCTAGAAAACAGTAAGTCAGCTACCAGGAAACCACCCTCCAGAAGAAAAAAGACTATTCCGTAGTGGGTCTCAAACTGCCTTTGAGTTATGGGATGTGCCAGTGGCCAGAGGTCTGGCCTGGATTGAGACAGTACTGAAGTTAATGCCACATCACTGACCTGTCTTTGAGGCTTGCAGAGACTGATATGAAGTTAAATATAATCAGGTGCTGCGCCAGTTCACAGAGGCCAAGTCCACCAGCATGCGGGCACACAGGAACTAAAAGTGAAGACAGATTTCCACTGAGTGCCAAGTAGGGCAGCAAGGGAGAAGTGAAGGAGAAACTGTGGCTTTGCTTGTTGCCTGCAGGTGTTTAAATCATTAATATTTAGGAATGAAAATCATCAAAGATTCCCTGATTAAGCCTAAATGAGAGTTAGAAAAAAGTCAAAAGGGGAAACTCCAGAGGGAACCAGGGTGGGAAATGGTGTTTGGCCCGTGACCCTGCGGTGCCCTTACTGTCGAACTTTTTGGCCATCAGCAGCACTGAGAGGTTCTCGTTGACACTCCCCAGCCTGCAGCTGTCGATCTGGAGAAACTGCAGGGCTTTTGCCTGTAGGAGTTGCTTAAATATCACTGTGTTGTGGCACtggaaatagaattaaaatacacCAACAGAAGAGTCAGCCTTGGCCTTCAGGATCTATACACCTGGCACCGCGCCCATTCTGATCTCTCATTGGTGGCCTCTTGGAAGCCCGGACTGtattcattttttgttctcaCTTGGCATAAGGTGAGCCCTGACAGGCCAGGCGGGGACCTTCTGATCACTTTGTGACAGATTTGCTGGCGGAACCACATGTGTGTCACATAAAAGTCACACCACTCGCCACCTATCAGTACATAACCGCCACCTCTAAGTGGGAGATGAAGCATCAGGTTGAAATAAGGGGATGGCAATGAGCAGGTGGCACGGGCGACAAAACAGAAGCATGGCAGAACGGCGCTGCTCCTTTTGCTGGGAAAGCCGAGAATCTGTTCCCTCACACGGCTCCGCTCGTGGGCCGCCTGCTGCGGGCTTTGGCAGGCGCTTATGCTTCGTTTATAAGCACAAAAAGGGAACGCAATCATGTTTACCCAGTTTGGAAGCTGGCTTTCTTAAAACCACATGGTGCATATTAGGCCCCTGCAGCTTTAAATTGCTGCCTCGTAAATTCCGATGAGCTACTTTGAAAAAGATAAATGACCTTAGTCATAGGAATTGTAGAAGAACATGCAAACTCTTGACTATATGTATCTTACTCCAGACTATGAAGTGGTCTAAGGTGACCCAATTTCTAAGATTAAGAAAATCTCCCAACTCAGAACAACACGGGCGATGTACCCTAGTGTATGCCAGTGTCCCCAGTCGGTGGCCAGTGTGTGCTGACCCTGAGGAGACATCTCTTACCTGTTCTCCGGTGGCAACGCCAATCCCCGGGGGGACCAGTGCCTGTAAAATATAAGGCAACCTGATGTTATTTTCCTAAGTTTTTGAACTGAGACtcctaatgtttaaaaatatttaaagctgtTCAGCTATTTAgagctaaagaaggaaacagccgTGCTGTCGAGCCGTGTGAAGTTTAAGGAGCCGTAGAAGGTGgtagagggggtgggggtgggtgcacTGGGCCATCTCTGTCTGACGCCAGCACGTGTTCCATCCCACAACCAGTTCCTCCCTGATTTCTCACCCATCCGGCAGCCTTTGGTTTCAATAGGGCTGCACATAGAGCTTGCTCTGTCAGAGGATGCAAAAATATAGGGCTCCCAGAAGTTACACTTTCTCCTTACGAGTGACCCACCTGGTGCTCTGGCTTATAGATCTGTGCTGTGAACCCGGCTAGTGGGAGACTCTCCCTGAGAGACAGGATATTTCTCACATATTCTTACATATGAAAGGGAGAGAAGCCGGCCCGAATACTGGTGAGTCTGCCCAGGAAGCGCCCTGGTTCAAGGGCTCTGTGGAAACGGATGGGCAGCCTTCTCATGCGGAGGCCTGACCTTGACATTAGCTGAGCAAACCTTTGCTTGTGAATCAGCCAGAGGAATCTACACTTTGTTTCAATCTGGGTAAGTAAAATATTTGAGTATCAGTCAGATTTCTGTATTTACAAAGTATGGGAATCAGGTCTGTTAACCTTTGGATTGCTGGTAGCCTTTCAACTTTTAGCAATTTACTTTCTCTAAAATAAATACAACTGTGAAAGGGAATAAGCCCAGGAATCTTAGGATCTGTGACCACCACTTTAGCAACAGCAGCAGGTTTTTTACCTTGGAAATGGTGGCATGCCCCAGAATGTCATCAGGGGAGGTGGGCTCCTCAATCCATAGGGGCTTGAACTCTGCCAGCTTCGCCATCCACTCCACGGCCTCGGGCACATCCCAGTGCTGGTTGGCATCCATCATCTGAAAGGAGGGAGAGACCCTTCATGGGGAGGTGTGCCCGCTGCTGACCTTGCTGCAGGCTGTGGCTCCCAGGAAGGAAACGCTGTCACTCGGTGCCTCTGACTGCTGGGGCCCAGTACACACCCATAATAACAAAGGGAGCCCGAGAGCAGCCACCAGGACGAACTCTGGCTCCATATACTGTCTCAGAGGAGATGCAAGTTGCTCAGGGAGCCACTATGAGGTCCAGAAGTGCCCTGGCCTGGGCCCAGAAGTGCTTGCTGGCCCTGGAGCTCCAGCCTGATCTACATTTAGAAACCACCCAAGTACATTTGTCTTGCAGGGTTCATCATTTGTAGGAACTGTTTTATCACATTCTGAATCGTGCAGTTAATACCGAGTTTGTTAATAGTCACTTATTGGCTATTGCCTACTAGGTGTTTGGCACAATAATAAATAACCCAAACTCTACCATTAATTAGGCATCTACTCTGCTAGGCATTTAATGGATTCTGTCCCATTTAATGGATTTTGTCCCATTTAACATTTATAGTAACTCTATGAGGCAGTTCACATTAACCCAtcttacagacaagaaaactgataTGCAgagaagtaacttgctcaaggacgACAAGTAAATGGTGAGTTCAAATCCAGGCCTCTCACCCTAAGGCCTGGGCCCTCTGTGTGCATCGAGACTGCCAGGAAGCCAGGTGCTTGGTGTGTGGAGACAAGAAAGGGCCTCTCCATCCCTGATATCATCATACTTGGAGAAGTCAGACACAGATGGATTTTTTTAGTAGAATGTGCTGAGTGGTAAGAGGTCCCTTGTGGAATGCTGTGGGAACCTATT
Coding sequences:
- the TYMS gene encoding thymidylate synthase, producing the protein MPVAGSELPCPTSPPAAQEQGAESRPPPPHGELQYLGQIEHILRCGFRKDDRTGTGTLSVFGMQARYSLRDEFPLLTTKRVFWKGVLEELLWFIKGSTNAKELSSKGVKIWDANGSRDFLDSLGFSRAEGDLGPVYGFQWRHFGAEYKDMDSDYSDQGVDQLQKVIDTIKTNPDDRRIILCAWNPKDLPLMALPPCHALCQFYVVNGELSCQLYQRSGDMGLGVPFNIASYALLTYMIAHITGLKPGDFVHTLGDAHIYLNHIEPLKIQLQREPRPFPKLKILRKVEKIDDFKAEDFQIEGYNPHPTIKMAMAV